The following are encoded together in the Cynocephalus volans isolate mCynVol1 chromosome 4, mCynVol1.pri, whole genome shotgun sequence genome:
- the LOC134377143 gene encoding olfactory receptor 10G9-like, whose amino-acid sequence MTNVSLVTTFFLTGLPHAPALDTPLFGIFLVIYGLTVLGNLLILLLIRVDSHLHTPMYYFLANLAFIDMWFSTVTVPKMLMTLVSPEGRAISFHSCIAQLYCFHFLGSSECFLYTVMAYDRYLAISYPLRYTSMMSGRTCALLATSTWLSGSLHSALQTTVTFRLSYCGPNQIQHYFCDAPPILKLACADTSANEMVIFVNIGVVASGCFVLIVLSYVSIVCSILRIRTSEGRRRASQTCASHCIVVLCFFVPCVFIYLRPGSKEAVDEVVTVFDTVLTPLLNPAVYTLRNKEVQKALLKLKDKVAYSQSK is encoded by the coding sequence ATGACAAACGTGAGCCTCGTGACAACGTTCTTCCTCACGGGCCTTCCCCATGCACCAGCGCTGGACACCCCCCTCTTTGGGATCTTCCTGGTGATTTATGGGCTCACTGTGCTGGGGAACCTCCTCATCCTGCTGCTGATCAGGGTGGATTCtcacctccacacccccatgtactacTTCCTCGCCAACCTCGCCTTCATTGATATGTGGTTCTCCACTGTCACAGTGCCCAAAATGCTGATGACCTTGGTGTCCCCTGAGGGCAGGGCCATCTCCTTTCACAGTTGCATAGCCCAGCTTTATTGCTTCCACTTTCTGGGGAGCAGCGAGTGTTTCCTCTACACAgtcatggcctatgaccgctaccTGGCCATCAGTTACCCGCTCAGGTACACCAGCATGATGAGTGGGAGAACCTGTGCCCTCCTGGCCACTAGCACTTGGCTCAGTGGCTCTCTGCACTCTGCTCTGCAGACCACAGTGACGTTCCGTTTGTCCTACTGTGGGCCCAACCAGATCCAGCACTACTTCTGTGATGCACCACCCATCCTCAAGCTGGCCTGTGCAGACACCTCAGCCAATGAGATGGTCATCTTTGTCAACATTGGTGTggtggcctcaggctgctttgtCCTGATAGTGCTGTCCTATGTGTCCATTGTCTGCTCCATCCTGAGGATCCGCACCTCAGAGGGGAGACGCAGGGCCTCCCAGACCTGTGCCTCCCACTGTATCGTGgtcctttgtttctttgtcccctgtgttttcatttacctGAGGCCAGGCTCCAAGGAGGCTGTGGATGAGGTTGTGACAGTTTTCGACACTGTGCTGACCCCACTTCTCAACCCTGCTGTGTACACACTGAGGAACAAGGAGGTGCAGAAAGCTCTATTGAAACTTAAAGACAAAGTAGCATATTCTCAGAGCAAATAA